In Microvenator marinus, one genomic interval encodes:
- a CDS encoding FHA domain-containing protein, whose product MSFDLDVLRGWRETVHPDLNRAHRVPPLARLHGPRDTVVEIHGVDVYAGRFHPQHGPVDLHIDGLVDHELYRISAPHVRFSLDEDTEEWKVRHLSPAATTLLNGEPLVDTRAWADIRDGDTLKLGVVDFVFRRSGTSLAAWKEAQKALLLSVETPSLFLMRAGAACGPFFQLDTSGKKALIGRSFPDVIHSDRQRRLKRPDWDLAGLVDEERKYIGFRHVEIWRETDTDNWFLNPLSPRQRTYVNRVEVSGLTPLMPSDELGLGSVLFHFHHPSNIRLLVDRRTVELPAIVNWREEKAMRERKVRGDT is encoded by the coding sequence ATGAGCTTTGACCTAGACGTACTGAGGGGTTGGCGGGAAACAGTACACCCCGACCTGAATCGCGCGCATCGCGTGCCCCCTCTTGCGCGCCTCCACGGTCCCCGAGACACCGTCGTTGAAATCCACGGAGTCGACGTCTACGCGGGGCGTTTCCATCCCCAACACGGGCCCGTAGATCTCCATATCGATGGTCTGGTCGACCACGAACTCTATCGAATCTCGGCTCCACACGTACGCTTTAGCTTGGATGAAGACACCGAAGAGTGGAAAGTCAGGCATCTCTCCCCGGCGGCGACCACACTCCTAAATGGCGAGCCTTTGGTGGACACCCGGGCTTGGGCGGATATCCGAGACGGCGACACCCTCAAATTAGGTGTGGTCGACTTTGTGTTTCGGCGCAGCGGGACGAGCCTTGCCGCGTGGAAAGAGGCGCAGAAAGCCCTATTGCTAAGCGTCGAGACGCCATCACTCTTTCTGATGCGAGCAGGCGCGGCCTGTGGTCCATTTTTCCAGCTCGATACGAGCGGCAAGAAGGCCCTGATAGGTAGGTCCTTTCCCGACGTGATTCACAGTGATCGACAGCGCCGCCTCAAACGCCCAGACTGGGATTTAGCTGGTTTGGTGGACGAGGAGAGAAAGTATATCGGGTTTAGGCACGTAGAAATCTGGAGGGAGACCGACACGGATAACTGGTTTCTAAATCCACTCTCGCCAAGGCAGCGTACCTATGTAAACCGGGTCGAAGTCTCAGGTCTTACGCCTTTGATGCCCTCAGATGAACTCGGTCTGGGCTCGGTTCTCTTTCATTTCCATCACCCCTCCAATATTCGTTTGTTGGTCGATCGACGAACCGTTGAACTCCCCGCGATCGTAAACTGGCGCGAAGAGAAGGCGATGCGGGAGCGAAAGGTGCGAGGTGACACATGA
- a CDS encoding DEAD/DEAH box helicase — MRRAQNSQNELRSLIEYWRAGNGPGRAFTTIHHIPAREAKWGGFPKKLDARLKEMLRARGFKDLYVHQSAAIEHAIEGRNVVLVTPTASGKSLAYNLPVLDSLYQGYNALYLFPTKALSQDQCAELNTLMGHAPDHDDTWEAQVYDGDTPPDVRKRIRRSGRLVVTNPDMLHSAIMPNHKMWIPFFRGLKYVIIDELHTYRGVFGSHVANVIRRLMRIARHYGVEPVFICTSATIANPKELAESLTEEPFECVTENGAPASERFVCFMNPPITDPAQMRRQSPVSAAGSLARTVLTKECGTIVFTRSRQSVEVLINRLKERLKSDRNSPGLHNRVASYRGGYLPNLRRSIERGLRDGSVLGVVSTNALELGIDIGSLDVCILAGYPGTVASTWQQIGRSGRSGGTSVSIVIAGDDPLDQFIIQNPEYFFERSPESARIGPDNLRIIVEHLKCATFELSIRDGESFGGFDAEQTREIMEFLEGHSHVVQLVNGEWKWCADNYPASEINLRNIADENFVVVDITRDEPKILAEVDFESAHTTIYPNAVYQVSGEPYRVERLDYDERRAYVRESNDGYYTTAMHYAAVKVLEVFGEKHVPPGRIGHGEVAVTDRFVGYKKIKFGTGENVGYGELNLPELELHTTSYWLELRAEDFPDLANDPTQWARTVAGISEVMRTAASLKLMCDPRDLQITIGSVQDDSWLSKGFDGLTLRDKDGVAHTFDGIAPPSGQAHSSEQGRVGPVLYDPTIFIYDRFPGGVGFGEGLYEDQRPFMRLALDLIQRCPCDRGCPSCVGPPEDSGSVKDSAEKILGRLAFVN; from the coding sequence ATGCGTAGAGCCCAGAATTCACAGAACGAACTTCGGTCATTGATCGAATATTGGCGCGCTGGAAACGGTCCGGGCCGAGCTTTTACCACGATTCATCATATCCCTGCGCGGGAAGCAAAATGGGGTGGTTTTCCCAAAAAGCTGGACGCGCGACTGAAGGAGATGCTCAGGGCGCGCGGCTTTAAGGACCTCTACGTGCACCAGTCTGCGGCGATTGAGCACGCGATTGAGGGCCGGAATGTGGTGCTCGTGACGCCCACTGCCAGTGGCAAGAGCCTCGCGTACAACCTGCCTGTTTTGGACAGTCTCTATCAGGGTTATAACGCGCTCTATCTCTTCCCAACTAAGGCGTTGAGCCAGGATCAGTGTGCTGAACTCAATACCTTGATGGGCCACGCTCCAGACCACGATGATACGTGGGAGGCCCAAGTCTATGACGGGGATACGCCACCCGATGTTCGTAAACGCATTCGTCGAAGCGGGCGCCTCGTAGTGACCAATCCGGATATGTTGCACTCGGCGATCATGCCCAACCACAAGATGTGGATCCCGTTTTTTAGGGGCTTGAAATACGTCATCATTGATGAGCTACACACCTACCGTGGGGTCTTTGGCTCGCACGTGGCCAACGTGATTCGGCGCCTGATGCGCATTGCTCGGCACTACGGGGTCGAGCCCGTCTTCATCTGTACGAGCGCCACCATCGCAAACCCCAAGGAGTTGGCCGAGAGTCTGACCGAGGAGCCCTTTGAGTGTGTGACTGAAAATGGGGCACCCGCATCGGAGCGTTTCGTCTGCTTCATGAATCCCCCAATCACTGATCCGGCTCAGATGCGGCGTCAAAGCCCAGTTTCGGCCGCGGGCTCTCTAGCCCGAACGGTGTTGACCAAAGAGTGTGGAACCATCGTGTTTACGCGAAGTCGTCAATCGGTTGAGGTTTTGATCAACCGCCTCAAAGAGCGGCTCAAATCCGACCGGAATTCGCCTGGGCTCCACAACCGCGTGGCGAGCTACCGAGGTGGCTATTTGCCAAACCTTAGGCGCTCGATTGAGCGAGGGTTGAGGGACGGAAGTGTGCTCGGTGTGGTGTCTACAAACGCCCTTGAGCTCGGCATCGATATCGGCTCTCTCGACGTCTGTATACTCGCTGGATATCCCGGCACCGTGGCCTCTACCTGGCAGCAGATCGGCCGTTCTGGGCGCTCCGGTGGCACGTCAGTTTCGATTGTCATCGCGGGAGACGATCCTCTTGACCAATTCATCATCCAGAACCCGGAGTATTTCTTTGAGCGTTCGCCGGAGTCGGCACGAATCGGGCCGGATAATTTGAGGATTATCGTCGAGCATCTGAAGTGCGCCACGTTTGAGCTCTCAATTCGTGACGGTGAGAGTTTTGGCGGGTTCGATGCGGAACAAACACGGGAAATTATGGAGTTTCTCGAAGGGCATTCGCATGTCGTTCAATTGGTCAACGGTGAGTGGAAATGGTGTGCCGACAACTACCCTGCAAGTGAGATCAATCTCAGAAATATCGCCGACGAGAACTTTGTGGTGGTGGACATCACCCGTGATGAGCCGAAGATTCTGGCTGAAGTGGACTTCGAGAGCGCACACACCACGATCTATCCGAATGCTGTCTATCAGGTTTCAGGCGAGCCTTATCGAGTCGAGCGTCTGGATTACGACGAGCGGCGTGCCTATGTCCGTGAGAGCAATGACGGGTACTACACCACCGCCATGCATTATGCGGCTGTGAAGGTCTTAGAAGTCTTTGGCGAAAAACACGTCCCGCCCGGCAGAATCGGGCACGGCGAGGTGGCCGTGACTGACCGTTTTGTGGGGTATAAAAAGATCAAGTTTGGGACGGGCGAGAACGTAGGCTACGGCGAGCTAAATCTGCCTGAGTTGGAGCTCCATACAACGTCGTATTGGCTGGAGCTTCGGGCTGAAGACTTCCCTGATTTGGCGAACGACCCTACACAATGGGCACGTACCGTTGCCGGAATCAGTGAAGTCATGCGCACCGCGGCCAGCTTGAAGTTGATGTGTGACCCTCGTGACCTGCAGATTACGATCGGCAGTGTGCAAGACGATTCGTGGCTTTCGAAGGGCTTTGATGGACTTACCTTGAGGGATAAAGACGGCGTGGCACACACCTTCGATGGGATTGCGCCGCCTTCCGGCCAAGCACACTCCAGCGAACAAGGCAGAGTCGGGCCGGTCCTCTACGATCCCACCATATTTATCTACGATCGCTTCCCCGGCGGCGTGGGATTTGGAGAAGGACTCTACGAGGATCAAAGGCCGTTTATGAGACTCGCCCTTGACCTAATCCAGCGGTGTCCGTGCGATCGTGGGTGTCCTTCGTGCGTCGGTCCTCCGGAGGACTCAGGGAGTGTCAAAGATTCAGCAGAGAAAATTCTAGGGCGTCTAGCGTTTGTGAACTAA
- a CDS encoding protein phosphatase 2C domain-containing protein, with translation MRWLPGSKLELGQSSWTVRGAVGPTDEDALTLLLDGPSPRFCWVGNHAWADDVSRVLEDISHPCLPEVVDVFETPTEAFVLLKGFDKAYRPFAEERWRSTPKEVATLSLMELAEALGEVHQRSGWMQGVRRHNLLMDPDSSKLFIASMPRFHLARKPAIEAAWRDMRLIGELLYEVFCQEPYPGGHEMAALLQEKGALSGHPANHPGVPQVLAGCVSPYGDLAYVDAEDLTEGLHQLHHELVRSLRLEVGQVSTVGNYLFRKNNQDSCGYIELNSICGSRKQTSGFFCVADGIGGIQDGERASGQAVHTACSAFARAWSRYGVDAIEEKPEELARSIVKVVGQQLAVDGELDPHNNRGGTTFTGLLIAGRRASVAHVGDSRAYLVRDEAIHPLSEDHTLANILTKLGELTPEQADKNDVSHRTISRFLSTSSEVEFDRIDTKEAFEVLVNDIYILSSDGAHGEVEDHEILEFALRYDTSQEIAEAVSSLALKRLGRDNVSVVVVRVL, from the coding sequence ATGAGATGGCTCCCAGGCTCGAAGTTGGAGTTGGGGCAAAGTTCGTGGACCGTACGTGGCGCCGTAGGGCCGACAGATGAAGATGCGCTCACACTTTTGCTAGATGGTCCCTCGCCGCGATTTTGTTGGGTAGGCAACCACGCTTGGGCCGATGATGTTTCCAGGGTGCTCGAGGATATCTCGCACCCGTGTCTTCCCGAGGTCGTGGATGTTTTTGAGACGCCGACCGAAGCCTTTGTTCTTCTGAAGGGATTCGATAAGGCATACAGACCTTTTGCTGAGGAGCGTTGGCGGTCCACGCCAAAGGAAGTTGCCACGCTCAGCTTGATGGAGCTCGCCGAGGCACTCGGTGAAGTTCATCAACGAAGCGGCTGGATGCAAGGCGTGCGACGGCACAACCTCTTGATGGACCCAGATTCTTCAAAGCTCTTCATCGCCTCCATGCCCCGATTTCATCTCGCACGAAAGCCCGCCATCGAAGCTGCGTGGCGCGATATGCGCCTGATCGGCGAGCTCCTCTACGAGGTGTTTTGCCAAGAGCCCTATCCGGGGGGGCACGAGATGGCGGCCCTGTTGCAGGAAAAGGGCGCTCTTTCGGGGCATCCCGCGAATCACCCCGGAGTGCCGCAAGTTCTGGCCGGTTGCGTGTCTCCCTACGGGGACCTTGCGTACGTAGACGCGGAGGATCTGACGGAGGGCCTCCACCAACTTCATCACGAGTTAGTGCGCTCGTTGCGGCTCGAAGTTGGACAGGTTTCTACGGTCGGAAACTATCTCTTCCGTAAGAATAATCAGGATTCGTGCGGCTATATCGAGCTGAACTCGATTTGTGGATCTCGAAAGCAGACGAGCGGTTTCTTCTGCGTCGCGGATGGAATAGGCGGCATTCAAGACGGAGAGCGGGCGAGTGGCCAGGCCGTTCATACGGCGTGTTCGGCTTTCGCTAGGGCCTGGTCGCGCTATGGGGTTGATGCCATCGAAGAAAAGCCCGAAGAGCTTGCGCGAAGCATCGTGAAGGTGGTTGGGCAACAGCTCGCGGTGGATGGTGAGTTGGACCCGCACAACAACCGTGGCGGCACCACATTTACGGGGCTACTCATTGCGGGCCGAAGGGCGAGCGTGGCGCATGTTGGGGATTCGCGCGCATATTTGGTGCGCGACGAGGCGATTCATCCGCTCTCAGAGGATCATACTCTGGCCAATATCCTCACAAAACTCGGGGAGCTCACGCCCGAGCAGGCGGACAAGAACGACGTATCGCACCGCACCATTTCTCGGTTTCTGAGCACCTCATCGGAGGTGGAGTTTGACCGAATTGACACGAAAGAAGCCTTTGAAGTTCTGGTCAATGACATCTATATCCTGAGCTCCGATGGTGCCCACGGTGAGGTAGAGGACCATGAGATTCTTGAATTTGCGCTTCGATACGACACGTCCCAGGAGATCGCTGAAGCGGTCTCATCGCTCGCGCTCAAGCGCCTTGGACGCGATAACGTCAGCGTTGTGGTTGTGCGCGTTCTTTAG